The following is a genomic window from Opitutus sp. GAS368.
CCACTTGGGCCAGCGGCTCGGCAATCCAGGAGAGCGAGGCGGGCAGGTAGGCGCAGTAGATCTCCCCCACCGGCTGGCCGGTGGTCATCTCGTAGGAATCGACGAGCGGTTTGAGATCGCGGCCGATGGCGCGGACAAACTTGCTGGCGCGCAGCAGCAGCTCGTCGTCGGCGTGCTGCAGGCGCTCGCGCACCTCGGCCGCCTCCTTGAGGCCGAATTCCTTGCATGCGGCCTGGGCGATGGAGGAGAAGCCGTGACGCACCGGCCCGGGCGTATGCACGCCCTCCTTGCCGAGGATGTAGGCGGTGGTGTGCTCCTGCTCGATGACGACCACGACGGCGGCGCGCTTGTCATTGTTGCGCGTCTTGTGATCCATGATCGCGCCGAGCAACGGCAGCAGGCTCATTTCCAGCCGGTAGGGCAACAGTCGGTGGTCGAGCATGCGTTGCTGGACCTGGTGCACATCGGTGTTGGAAACGCCGCAGATCAACGCCGGGCGGGCCATCCCCTCGGCCGGCACCTGCGCGCCCTCGAGCGGGCTCAGCGGGGCGAACTTCCAGCCCGCGGGGTTCTCGACCTTATACTGCTCCTTGACGAGCTCGGTGAGGTAGCCGGCCTCGGAGAGCCGGCGGGCCTGGATGCTCTCGCGCTGGAGGAGGGCCTCGGGCGGCACAAAACCGCCGATGACCGGCACCCAGGACTTGGCCTTGTCGAAGTTGACGTCGAGCCACTGGCGCAACCCGGCATCGTCGTCGGCATCGAACTCCGCGGTCGATTCGATGACGGTCGGCCCGTCGTCCGGCCGGTCGATGGCCGCGGCAAGGATCTGATAGGGATTGATCTCTATCAGCAGGCTGTGCCGGGTGTTGCGGTTGGAGAAGATCAAGTAGTGGGGCGCGCTAAGTCCGGGTTAATCAGGGTATAGTGGAGGCGTCAAGGCGTCCGCCGTGTGCGCTAGGGGAGAGTCACCGTTTCAGAAGGATTGGTTAGTTCGCGCAACTCCCAGATCATATACGGGGCATCAACGCCTCCAAAGGCCGCGGTGCGAAGAGTTGTGTCATAGTGGATGTTAGTCGAAGTGTTCGGATAGCCGATGTTGCTCGCCGAAACAGCACCATAGATATTTACGTTACCCCAAAGACAAAGGTAGGCATTTGGCATATAGATGACGCCGTAAAAAGGTAGCGTGGACCAGAAGTAGTGGTAGCCGGTGGTGTTGGTCGTGTTGGTGCCAATGATTATGAGTTTCTTGGGGTCCAAGGTCTGGTTGTCGATGCCGTCCAATGATCCGAGGTAACTTCCAATATACAGTCGACCACTGAAGTGTATTTCCGCCGAACCAGTGGGTTTGATGATGATACGGCATCCGCCGGAGCCGGAGCCATTATAAATGTAGATCTGGCCCTGCACATCGAGAATGACTGGACCATGAATGGTGAGGGTCGAACCGGTCTGATTGAGCAGCAGGTCTCCGTTGATAACATATTTGCTGGGAGTGGTGGCGCCGGCGGTGCCGATGTCCGTATTGGACCCAACGTTCAGAACCAGCGTGGTGGCGCCGGTGACGGATTGAACATCAAACTGCGGAATATAGGGACTGCGGCTTACGCGAGTGAGATCGACGTTGGGAGAAACCGGACTGGTAGCGCTCTTGACTGTAGTGGTTCCGCCGAACGACGTGCGAGGCGCATACGGTGCGGTGGAGGCTGAGGCTGCCGCGACATAACCTTTCACCGTGCTGCGGGAGACCGTGGCACTGGGGGTGGTGGAGGTGCTGCCGCCGGCAAGCACGGCGGAATAATTGGTGGCGGCGTTTCCCACCTGTGAAGCGTAGGTGCCCAGTGCGGAATTGTAGCTGTCGATCATGCAGGTGCCAGAGGAGGGATTGATCAACAAGACGGAAGTGGCGGCCGCCGCATTCGGGAAAAGCGGAGCCGGGGCAATGAGCGCCCGGAGCTGGGTCGTTATAGGCGCGGACCCGTCGGACAGGGTGGCGACCCCCTGCGAGTATATGACCGGGGCGCTGAGCCAGTAAGTGGTGTTGGGCGGACTCTGGTTGATGTGGCCGAGGATGCAGCGATAGGCCATGCCACCAAACGTGACGACGTCATCCACCGCATAAGTGGTGCCGGAACTCCAGGCCGCCGCCGTGTAGGCGGTCCAATAGGTCGCGCTGGGCGGGGCTTGGTTCGTATTGGCCGCGATGCACCGGTAGGCGCTGCCGCCGGACAAGGCGATGTTACCGATCTGGTAGGTAGAGTCCGCCTTCCAGGGTTGGGGCGCGGCTTGCCAGTAAGTGATGTTGGACGGCGCTTGGTTGGACGGCGGGGCGAGAATGCAGTTATACCAGACACCCAAATAGCTGACATAATCATTGGCGGCATAACTGGTGAGCCCGCTCCAAGGAACGGCCTTGTTTCCCGTCAGGTAATGGTCAACCCGGAGGTAGATTGCCGTGGTGATACCGCTGGTGCCGTAATTTGAGCTATTGATTGACAGGGTCCGGGTGGCTGTGATGCCAGAGACGGTCCAACTGCCGCTGAAAGTATTAAAACTGAAGGCCCGCAGGGCCCGCTCCAAGCCCATCTCGGCCAAATGCCGGCTGACGTCCTTGGCATAGGTGCGGTTGCTGAGCTTCATCGACTGGTTGCTTACCGCCAGGTAGCTGGCCAGCGCGATGCCCAGCACCGCCACGCAACAAAGGGCGACAAGGGCGACAGAGCCATTTTGCGAACGACGTCTCATCAATAGAGGAGGGTCTTGTTGCGGAACAACAACCGGGGGGAGCCAAGTTTGTAGACTGCAGAAAGCGTGTTGTTCGTGGTGTTGCCAGCTTGGGCAGTGAGCGTAAACGACACCTGCTTTATGCCGGGCAGGTAGTTGACATAGGTCGTATATGGATTGCCGGAGTTGTCGTAGTAAGAGAAGACGCAGGTAAGCAGGCTGGAGTGCAGAATCTGAGCCGAGCCGACAGACGGAGTGCGGGTCAGTGTGCCGGCGGCGCTGTCGTAGGTGTAGATCACAGTCATGCTCCCCGAGCTGGTCGGCAGCGTCAGGGCGAGACTGCTGGCGCTCGGGGTGCCGGAAATGGCCGTAGCCACTTCCACGTCCTGGGCAAAGACCGCCAAGGTCCGCCGGCCCTGGCTTTCGAGGTTGGGTTGGTTCGAGGAAGTGACCGCGAGCGAGCGCGTGAAATTACGACCGATCAGAACATAGCTCGAAAGAACCGCCGTCAGGACTATCAGGGCGAGGGACATGCCAATCAAAAGCTCAACCAACGTGAACCCGGCGGTCTTGTTGAACGAAGGGGTGGTCACGAGCGTTGGTAAGTGAGGTTCAGGCCATATTTCCCAAACCAAGCCGAGTTGCTGCGGCTGTAGGTGAACGTCAGCACGTTGCCGAGGCTGTCTAGGCGGATGGTGCGCACCACCCAGGTCACGGTGAAGTTGACCTCGCGAATGTTGGTGACCGGGTCCGGGTTTGTCACTGTGCGAGCCATCGAGAATGAAACCGTGGAGCCGGCCGTATTGTTGTCACCCAGGGCCGCGCGGGCCTGATCAAATTGGCTGTCGATGATTACGGCAGTGCTGGCCGTCGGCAGGTTACTAATGCCGGTGATGCCATTGGTTGTGGTCCAAGGAGCGAATCTCAACTTCTCAATCTCGTGATTGATCATCTGCGACGCCAGGTTTTGGCGCCGGGCGTGATTCAGCATGTTCGAACTAAGAGCCATTGCGTCGATCATGCCGATGAAGCCCACCACCAGGATCAACGAGGCCATCATCACCTCGACGAGGGTGAACCCGCCTGCGCCAAGGCTTCGGCGCGGCAAGGGCGACGGGGCGATCGGGTGAACCTGCTGGCGGGGTGGAAACATGGCGGGTGGGAACCTAGGGTGTAACACCCAAGAGCGGGGTGCCAAGTGCGCTTTCAGCGAGCATACAGAAACCTGAAACTTGAAACCTGAGACCTGAGGATTTCACACGAATAACGCCAAGAGAGCCTTAGCTGACTTTGCTTCCTTGGCGTAAAATCATCGCTGCCTGAATTCCGTGCCAAGGGCGGCATTGAGGCGGATCCTTACTTCATCCTTCGAGGGCGTGTCGTTCTTCCTTCTTAGTTCTGCCTTACTTCCGCCTTACATTGGCCACACTTCCGTCGATCATCCTTCGGGCATACTTCGTGTATCCTTCGAATATCCATGGGCTATCTTTGCGCTATCCTTGGGGGTGCCTTCGGGGAATCTTCGGAGAAGAAGGCTGAAACTTGAGACCTGACCGGAGCGTTACGCGGAGATGGCGAAGAAAGCCTGGGGGTAGCTAGTCAATCAGCCAAGTCCAGGCCCCGGCTCCGACTCGTCTCTTGCCACCTGGTTCCATCATTTTTGAAAACACACCTTAGAGTTTCAGAAAAGATTTCACACCAAGGAAGCAAAGCCAGCCAAGATGGGCTCAGGTAGTTCGAGGTGGAGCGGGTTGACCTCAACACGCTGGTTTGCGAGCGAACATGCTGAAGCGCGTTGGGGTCAACGCGCTCCACCTTTTTTGCGCGGCGACGGACGATTGAAATGGACTGCACCTGCATGGTTCCGACTCGGACGGAGCCTTTGCTAGTGGGTCAGCTTGGTTGCTTCGCTGATGTAGATCGGGCCTTATACCAAACACCCAAAGCTTTTACACGAAGACCGCAAAGAACGCAGAGATATTTCCCATCGCAGGATCTGCTTCGCGGTCTTGGCGACCTTGGTGTAGAGTGTAGTAGCTTGAGGCGATTGGTATTATGCCCGACAGCTTGCGTAGAATGTCGGGCATAAAGAGCCCGACCTACATCAAACCGACCCACTCCGAGCCTTTGCTCTCTTTGCGTTCTTCGTGTGAAAAGGCTGGCTCGTAGGCGCGCATCAGGGTCAGGACTTCGGCGGATTGCGGGCAAGGATTGCGTCGATCTGGGCCTGCGAATATTTTTTCCCGGCCGACATGGCCCGATTGATGCGAGCCAGTTGCCGTTGCCGGGCGGTCGAATTGCGCCGGGTCACATACGAAACGTATTTCCCCACGGACCGGCGCTCACCGGGACTCAGCTTCTTGATCCTATTTTGCAGCTCAGTTACGCTCACGTCGGCAAAGTGGCCCACCCTGGGCGAGAAATCAAGCCTGTGGCCATCCATCCGTGACCATCAGTGTCATCCGTGGTCAAAAACTTCCGCAGGTTTGGGTTTTAGCTACGAATGAGCGGCTTGTCCCGACACACCCCACCCTGACGGGCACCCCTCTCCAGAGGGGATTTCGCGGTAGTGTGATTGATTCCCCTCTATCACGTGGGGTGGCGCGTCGCTTGGAGCGTTCTTACTTAGTAACTGCGGGTGACGATTGCACCGGATTGATCACGGAAAACGAGGAGCTGCGCGGCGGCGTCCAGGCGCGCGAAGGTGATGCCGAGCGACCGGTTGACGACATCCCCTTCATAGACCAGGCGGTTGTTGAGCAACATGCGGGCGAGTTTGCTCTGGGTGACGCCGCTGACGTTGAGGTTCACCGCCCAGAAGAAAAACGCGGCGCTGGCCCGGGGAGTCCCGGCAGGCGAGGCGTGCGCGATGGTGATATTGCCGGCCAGTTGGATCTGCTCGGGCGTGTCGGGAGCGCTCCCCTTCGCTGAAGCTTCCGCCTTCGCCGAGGCTTCAGCGGACAAGACGGAGGGTGAAGCTTTCGCCTCAGCGGGTGGTGGTGCCGGCGGGCCGGAGTCGGTCGCGGCGTTTTTTTCCGCGAGGGCGAGCAGGGTGGCGCGGGAAACGGCCTGGCTGTCGGTCGTTTCCGTGGCGGCGACGCCGGCTTTCTTGTCGGGCGCGGCCGGACTGGCGAACGGATCGGTGACGGGCGCGAACGCGCCGCCGCTTTTGGCGCCCTTGGCCTTGGCCTCTTCCTCGGCCACGAGATTGTCAACCAAGCCGGCGCGGGCGTTGTTGGCCTTCACGACATCGTCGGTCTTGCCGAGGGCCTGGGCGGGGATGGCCAGGATCTGGTTGACGAAATTGATGGGCGTGGGGCCGCCGCTGCCGTCCTTGGGGCCCTTGGTCGCCCATGCACGGGCCTTCGGGTTCAGCGCCATGAGGGCGAAGTAGCCCATGCCCAGCACGACGGTGAACCCGAAGAGCAGCTTGATCAGGCCGCCCAGGTTTTTGATGAGCGTCGGGGACGGCACCCAGGACTTCTGCGCCGGCAGCGCGTATTCGATGCCTCCTTTCGCCAAGGCTACAGGGGGTGAGGCTTTCGCCTCAGCGGCGGGCGGCGGGGCGGGCGGGGTGGCGGGTTTGGATTCGTCGCTCATGTGCCGGGTGTCAGGACATAAAATTCACCGTTCATTGTCCAATGTTCATTGTTCAGCGTTCAATGGGCGGACGGGCGGCGGTTTGATTTGAAATTGTAGGGCGGGATCACCGTATCCCGCCTTGAACGTGATATCCTGTTCGAACGAAGGCGGGATACGGTGATCCCGCCCTACAGGACGAGGGTCCGCCGGATCTCCGCGATGATTTTTTCGGGCGGCAGGCGGGTGTCGAGCGTGAGGGCGTCCGCCGGCACCTCGAGCGCCTCGAACTGGCTCTGCACCATGTCGGCCTTCATGTAGTGGCCCCGGCGCCGGCCGACGCGGGCGAGACTGGTTTCGAGGTCGCAGGCGAGGTAGACGAGCGTGACGCCCGGGGCGCCGTCCATCAGCACGCGGCGGTATTGGTCCTTCAGGCCGGAGCAGGTGAACACCGCGCTGCGGCGGTCGGCCAGGCAGTCGTCCATGGCGGCGCGGATTGACGCAAGCCAGGGCGCGCGGTCGTAGTCATCGAGCGGAATGCCGCGGCCCATCTTGTCCTTGTTCGCGGCGCTGTGGAAATCGTCGGCCTCGTGGTAGGGCCAGCCGAGCTGGGCGGCGAGGCGCCGCCCGATGGTGGTCTTGCCCGAACCCGCGACGCCCATGAGGAGGAGGATTCTGGCAGACATTGATCTTACAGGAGGAAACGGAGTAAACAGAGGTTGGCTGGTTGGATTCTGAATCAACGCTGGTTTGGATCAGAAAGATTCATCGGACCGCATCCGCCCGAACCAACTTTTCTCGGTGCCCTCTGTTGGCTCCTGTGCAAATCCTCAGGGGTTGTGCCGTTTGTAGGTGACGCCGAAGAACACCAGCGTGTCCGCGTCCTTGAGCGTGATCGCGGCGGGATCGCTGGTGATCAGGGCCGGCCGGTTGTCCACCAGCGCGCCCCGGGCGGTCTTGGTCGTGGGTTGCGTGACCGCCTGGTTCTGACCGAACCGGGCGAGACGCAGGGTGCCGTCCGGGTCGATGATCAGGCGGCGGTCGCCTTCCTGGGAGCCGGTGCGGTATTCCCCGGCCACCTTGCCCAGCAGGGCGGCCGATTCGTCCGGCACCATGAGGGTGTAAGCGGGCGCCGGGCTGCGGGGCGGACGCAAGAGGAGCCACGCCGCCGTGCCGTTGCACCCGACGATGATGGCCGCCATCACGGCGATCTTCAGCCACCGCGGGATCCGGCCGGTGTCCTCGGGCGCGGCGCTGGCCGCGATGCTGGCGGCCGAGGGGCGCTCCACGCGGGGTTCGGGGGCCTTGGCGACCTCCGTGGTGCCGGTGATCGTGGTGAGAATGTAGGCGACCGAGTGCTCCTCGCCCCGGAGGGCGGCCTCGTAGCCCACAAAGCACAGCCGGCGGTAACGCGTGCGGACGACAAAGATTTCCCGGTCCGTCTTGATCCGGATCTCCGGCGTGGAGGGCTCGTAGATGGTCAGGCGCGACGACACCTCGCCGAGCGCATAGAGCATTTCACGCAGCTGGGGGAGCGACACCGCGGACAGCTGCTCGTCGGGATAGGCCAGGCCGGCCGCCACCGCGCCGGGGGCGAGATGGTGCAGGGTCACGCTGTAGGTGGGGCTGGCGAGGGCCATCAGGGTTCGAGAATGTAGATCGGACCACCGTCGCCATTGAGCCGGAAGCTCCCCGTGGTGAGATCGCCATCATCGATTTCGCGGTCGATTTCCTCCAGCAGGTCCATGTCGAACAGGATCGGGCTGGCGGCGCTGCTGTTGATGGAGATGGCGGCGGTCCAGCGCCCGCCGGGGCTGGTGCCGCCCGGCTCCACCTGATTGTTTTCCCATTGGAACTGGCCGCCCATGGGCGTGACCTGCAGCCAAGACGCGGACTTGAGCTCGGCCTCGGTCATGCCGGCCGGGACGACGCCGACGGCGGCCGTGGGAGGCCAGGAACCGGTCTCGTGGGCATGGGCCTGGAACACGGCGGCAAACACCCGGAAATTGTTCACCACCGCGGCCGCACGGGCCTTCCGCTGGATGCGGGTGTAGGTGGGGGTCACGGCGAGCATGATCATGCTGATGATGGTCACCACGACCATCAGCTCCACCAGGCCCACGCCGGCGGTCGACCGGGGAATATCCCGCCGGCCCAGCCGGCGGCTGGAATTGGAGCACACTCGCATTGCCGGTATTTCGGCGGAGCGCGGGCCACTAGGCAAGGGGGAATCGGCATTTCACCCTAGGCGGGCCGGGAGGCGGCTGGGGGAGACAGAGGGCGGACGACGGAAGACGGAGGACGGGAGGCGGAAGGCAGGAACAGGACCGACATGTAGGAGCCTGCCGGCAGGCGATTCAAGGCCTCCGCCATCGGAAAGCGCCCCGAGTCGCTTGTAAACAAGCTCCTACAACGGGAAATGATCCGACCAAAAAGATTGAGGAAGCCGGGTGCTACTGCCTGTCTGTCCTCTGTAATCCGTCCTCCGTCCTCTGCCTATGTCGACCGCCGTCCGCAAACTGCTCCTCCCCAAGACCGCCGGCTGGCGCGAAACCGCCGTGCTGGTCGTCGTGGCTTGGTTGGTTCCGTTCCTGGTCCACCTCGTCCCGTGGGCCGGGCCGCGGGTGCTCGGGGTCTACTTGCTGCCGGTTTTCTGGACGACGTTTGTGGCCGGGTATTTTTATGGGGCCTTGCCGGGGCTCGCGGTCGGGCTGGTCACCCCGCTGGTGAACCTCGCGCTGACGGGTCTGCCGGCGCTGCCGATGGTCGGCAGCATGAGCCTGGAGGTCGGATTCTTTGCGGTGGGAGCCGCGCTGCTGGCCGGCCGCTGGCCGGGCTTTTGGTTCTCCGCGCCGCTGGCGTGGATCGCCGCCAAGGCCCTGGCGATCGGCGTGTTGTTGTTCCTGCCGGCCGCCGGTCCGGCCGACAATCCGCTGGTCCACCTGGCGCGTTCCGCGGAAAACGGCCTCGCCGGTCTCGGCGTGCTGGCCGTCATCAATGGGCTGCTCGTGGTGTTTTACCCGCAGACAGATACAGGCGAGCGGGCGTGATCCGGAAAATGACAAAGGCCAAATGCGGAGCGGGCCAAGTCTGATGGAAACCGAAAAAGGCCAAAGTCGCCGGCCGGCAGGGCGGATTTATTTGGCGTTTGGTCCCTTGGCCTTTGGGATTTCCAGCCAATGAGAGTGATGTGTTATCGTTGTTTCTGGCCCCAGTCCCTGTGCTGGTGCGCGTCGCTGCGGCCGATGCCGACGCGCACGCGCTTCGTGTTCCTGATGCACCCGAAGGAATTCAAGGAGGAGAAGGCCGGCACCGGCCGGCTGACGCACCTCTGCCTGCCCAACAGCGAGCTGCGCATGGGCAAGGGCTTCGACGGCGACGAGACGGTGCAGGCGCTGATCGCCGATCCGAAGAATTTTCCCGTGCTGCTCTATCCGGGGCGCGAGGCGCTCAATCTAAGCACCGCAGATGAGCCTCTGGTCTCAGGTTTGCTTCGCCATCTACGCCCGGAGGGCTCCGTCAGGTCTCAGGTTTCCGAGCGTCAGCTCACCGTCTTCCTCCTCGACGCCACGTGGGGTGGCGCGCGGAAGATGCTGCGGGCCAGCCCGAGCCTGCAGCGGCTGCCGCGCATCATGTTCACGCCGTCGGCCCCGAGCCGTTATGTCATCAAGCAGCAGCCGGCGGAAGGCTGCCTGTCCACGCTCGAGGCGGTGCACGAGCTGCTCGGGGTGCTGGAACGGACGGGGCTCGACCGTTACCCGGAGC
Proteins encoded in this region:
- a CDS encoding type II secretion system protein produces the protein MRVCSNSSRRLGRRDIPRSTAGVGLVELMVVVTIISMIMLAVTPTYTRIQRKARAAAVVNNFRVFAAVFQAHAHETGSWPPTAAVGVVPAGMTEAELKSASWLQVTPMGGQFQWENNQVEPGGTSPGGRWTAAISINSSAASPILFDMDLLEEIDREIDDGDLTTGSFRLNGDGGPIYILEP
- a CDS encoding tRNA-uridine aminocarboxypropyltransferase; translation: MCYRCFWPQSLCWCASLRPMPTRTRFVFLMHPKEFKEEKAGTGRLTHLCLPNSELRMGKGFDGDETVQALIADPKNFPVLLYPGREALNLSTADEPLVSGLLRHLRPEGSVRSQVSERQLTVFLLDATWGGARKMLRASPSLQRLPRIMFTPSAPSRYVIKQQPAEGCLSTLEAVHELLGVLERTGLDRYPEPAQLLGVFQRMQDFQIKCAADPNRGGYRRRPYSAPGERTLSPAWSRRLGYLRAPLVPGNGGAE
- a CDS encoding prepilin-type N-terminal cleavage/methylation domain-containing protein — translated: MTTPSFNKTAGFTLVELLIGMSLALIVLTAVLSSYVLIGRNFTRSLAVTSSNQPNLESQGRRTLAVFAQDVEVATAISGTPSASSLALTLPTSSGSMTVIYTYDSAAGTLTRTPSVGSAQILHSSLLTCVFSYYDNSGNPYTTYVNYLPGIKQVSFTLTAQAGNTTNNTLSAVYKLGSPRLLFRNKTLLY
- a CDS encoding carbohydrate-binding protein, which codes for MRRRSQNGSVALVALCCVAVLGIALASYLAVSNQSMKLSNRTYAKDVSRHLAEMGLERALRAFSFNTFSGSWTVSGITATRTLSINSSNYGTSGITTAIYLRVDHYLTGNKAVPWSGLTSYAANDYVSYLGVWYNCILAPPSNQAPSNITYWQAAPQPWKADSTYQIGNIALSGGSAYRCIAANTNQAPPSATYWTAYTAAAWSSGTTYAVDDVVTFGGMAYRCILGHINQSPPNTTYWLSAPVIYSQGVATLSDGSAPITTQLRALIAPAPLFPNAAAATSVLLINPSSGTCMIDSYNSALGTYASQVGNAATNYSAVLAGGSTSTTPSATVSRSTVKGYVAAASASTAPYAPRTSFGGTTTVKSATSPVSPNVDLTRVSRSPYIPQFDVQSVTGATTLVLNVGSNTDIGTAGATTPSKYVINGDLLLNQTGSTLTIHGPVILDVQGQIYIYNGSGSGGCRIIIKPTGSAEIHFSGRLYIGSYLGSLDGIDNQTLDPKKLIIIGTNTTNTTGYHYFWSTLPFYGVIYMPNAYLCLWGNVNIYGAVSASNIGYPNTSTNIHYDTTLRTAAFGGVDAPYMIWELRELTNPSETVTLP
- a CDS encoding gluconokinase; the protein is MSARILLLMGVAGSGKTTIGRRLAAQLGWPYHEADDFHSAANKDKMGRGIPLDDYDRAPWLASIRAAMDDCLADRRSAVFTCSGLKDQYRRVLMDGAPGVTLVYLACDLETSLARVGRRRGHYMKADMVQSQFEALEVPADALTLDTRLPPEKIIAEIRRTLVL